The following proteins are encoded in a genomic region of Bacillus sp. FJAT-22090:
- a CDS encoding glycerol-3-phosphate acyltransferase, which translates to MYLYWIICYIVGTFLTAWWVGKWKKTDLRTLRSGNLGARNAGAVLGKSAFLVTFLGDAFKGVFVICIGFYFQFSYEYIAIGGLFVILGHLFPFWLKFKGGKGIATFIGVALTYNTLLFGIFALLFLLLILILRSATLSMIVAFFAYACICLLYPAFQDAWPLSIAIFIILIRHRFDMIESWNERWWKKTI; encoded by the coding sequence ATGTATCTGTATTGGATTATTTGTTATATAGTCGGCACCTTCCTAACCGCTTGGTGGGTAGGAAAATGGAAAAAAACTGATTTACGAACACTTCGAAGTGGTAACCTAGGTGCAAGAAATGCTGGTGCAGTTCTTGGAAAATCAGCATTTTTAGTTACTTTTTTAGGTGATGCCTTTAAGGGTGTTTTCGTTATCTGTATTGGTTTTTATTTTCAATTTTCCTATGAATACATTGCAATCGGAGGATTATTTGTTATATTAGGTCATCTTTTTCCATTTTGGTTAAAATTTAAAGGTGGTAAGGGTATAGCTACATTCATTGGTGTCGCTCTTACTTATAATACACTATTATTTGGAATATTTGCGTTACTTTTTCTTTTATTAATATTAATTCTTCGAAGTGCAACTTTGAGCATGATTGTGGCCTTTTTTGCATATGCTTGCATTTGTTTGTTGTACCCAGCTTTTCAAGATGCTTGGCCACTTTCCATAGCTATTTTTATTATCTTGATACGCCATCGATTTGACATGATCGAGTCATGGAATGAAAGATGGTGGAAAAAGACTATTTAA
- a CDS encoding dipeptidase translates to MKRGVLVSQFSVLDSYFTEKREAHLEELKQFLRIPSISSLSEHKEDMQKGAQWLADSFTNAGLENVVIDKTSGHPVVYADWLHAEGKPTILVYGHYDVQPVDPLNLWESEPFEPQVRDNKLYARGASDDKGQVFMHVKAVEALLQTEGSLPVNVKFLIEGEEEVGSPNLEEYIENNKEKLAADVIVISDTGMQGPGQPAVCYGLRGLCGVQIDVKGAKGDLHSGLYGGGVQNSIHALVSILDSFRDAEGTIEVEGFYENVRPLLEEEREAYKALGFDEEELKKEVGVDELFGEKGYSHLERVWVRPTLEINGVFGGFSGEGIKTVLPSEAGAKITCRLVPDQDPDEIVAKLKAHIEKNKPAGVTVTLTEFDKGKPFITPFDHPAIQAAGRSYEKVYKVPTAYTRGGGSIPIVAAFDEILGLPVVLMGFGLSTENFHAPNEHFHLENFDQGLRVIGDYYYELAELSKENLKK, encoded by the coding sequence ATGAAAAGAGGGGTTTTAGTGAGCCAATTTTCAGTTTTAGATAGTTACTTTACAGAAAAAAGAGAAGCACATTTAGAAGAACTAAAGCAATTCTTGCGCATACCAAGCATATCTTCTTTATCAGAGCACAAAGAGGATATGCAAAAAGGTGCACAGTGGTTAGCGGATTCCTTTACTAACGCAGGATTAGAAAATGTCGTTATTGATAAAACAAGTGGTCATCCTGTTGTTTATGCAGATTGGTTACACGCTGAAGGTAAACCAACTATCCTAGTTTATGGTCATTATGATGTGCAGCCTGTTGATCCCTTAAACCTTTGGGAATCAGAACCATTTGAACCACAAGTCAGAGACAATAAATTGTACGCTCGTGGCGCTAGTGATGACAAAGGACAAGTATTTATGCATGTAAAGGCAGTAGAAGCTCTTCTTCAAACAGAAGGATCACTACCTGTTAATGTAAAATTTTTAATAGAAGGCGAAGAAGAAGTCGGTAGCCCTAATTTAGAAGAGTACATTGAAAACAATAAAGAAAAACTTGCTGCTGATGTGATTGTCATTTCAGATACTGGTATGCAAGGTCCTGGTCAACCGGCAGTTTGCTACGGCTTACGCGGGCTTTGTGGCGTACAAATTGATGTTAAAGGTGCAAAAGGTGATCTTCACTCTGGACTTTATGGTGGTGGAGTTCAAAATTCTATTCATGCACTAGTTTCTATTTTAGATTCATTCCGAGATGCAGAAGGTACAATCGAAGTGGAAGGATTCTACGAAAATGTCCGCCCTCTTCTAGAGGAAGAAAGAGAAGCATACAAGGCACTTGGTTTTGATGAAGAAGAACTGAAAAAAGAAGTAGGTGTAGATGAACTTTTTGGCGAAAAAGGATACTCTCATTTAGAACGCGTGTGGGTCCGCCCTACTTTAGAAATCAATGGTGTATTCGGGGGATTCTCTGGAGAAGGCATAAAAACAGTCTTACCAAGTGAAGCAGGAGCAAAAATCACTTGTCGTTTAGTACCAGACCAAGATCCAGACGAAATCGTTGCTAAACTAAAAGCTCATATCGAGAAAAATAAACCAGCTGGTGTCACAGTAACACTAACTGAATTTGACAAAGGAAAACCATTTATCACTCCATTCGATCACCCTGCAATCCAAGCAGCTGGTCGCAGCTATGAAAAGGTATATAAAGTACCTACAGCATACACTCGTGGTGGAGGTTCTATCCCGATAGTTGCAGCATTTGATGAAATTCTAGGATTACCAGTAGTATTAATGGGCTTTGGTCTATCTACTGAAAATTTCCATGCTCCAAACGAGCATTTCCATCTAGAAAACTTCGACCAAGGCTTACGTGTAATCGGTGACTACTATTACGAACTAGCAGAGCTTTCTAAAGAAAACTTAAAAAAATAA
- a CDS encoding DegV family protein produces the protein MTKKKIAWVVDSSAYVSETLKNHPDVYVIPLNIHFGQQEFIDGVDLTSAQLYDRLRIETESIKTSQPSAGQFAELYSKLDKDYESIIAIHVTNKLSGTISASMSGAQIAKVNVECVDSLSLSAGITGLVDKGLLLQEQGLSFEEIAIQLRTYATKFRNYILIGNLTRLYKSGRLSSVQFYLGNLLKIKPVIQINNKGELQELDKVRSHKKAIQYLINKVVESVQTEGAEIVYIMHANALEQAESLKDAIQMQVPNLQITIGEISTSLAVHAGEETLAVLWYAS, from the coding sequence ATGACGAAGAAAAAAATAGCATGGGTTGTAGATAGTAGTGCGTATGTAAGTGAAACATTAAAAAACCATCCAGACGTTTATGTGATCCCGCTTAATATCCATTTCGGTCAACAGGAATTTATAGATGGTGTTGACTTAACTTCAGCACAATTATACGACCGACTTCGTATAGAAACGGAGTCCATAAAGACATCTCAACCGTCCGCTGGCCAGTTTGCTGAGCTATATTCAAAATTAGACAAGGACTATGAGTCTATCATAGCAATCCACGTTACCAACAAATTAAGTGGAACAATTTCAGCCTCGATGAGTGGTGCTCAAATAGCGAAAGTAAATGTGGAATGTGTTGATTCCCTTTCATTATCTGCTGGGATTACTGGTCTTGTGGATAAAGGACTACTTTTACAAGAACAAGGATTATCCTTTGAAGAAATAGCCATCCAATTAAGAACATATGCTACTAAGTTTCGAAATTATATTCTAATAGGTAATTTAACTCGCCTTTACAAAAGTGGAAGACTAAGTAGTGTCCAGTTTTATCTTGGTAATCTTTTGAAAATAAAACCTGTTATACAAATTAACAATAAAGGCGAGCTTCAAGAATTAGATAAGGTTCGTTCTCATAAAAAAGCAATACAGTATTTGATAAATAAAGTAGTGGAATCCGTACAAACAGAAGGAGCAGAAATAGTTTATATTATGCATGCTAATGCTTTGGAGCAGGCAGAGAGCTTAAAAGATGCCATTCAGATGCAAGTACCTAACCTACAGATCACTATTGGAGAAATAAGTACTTCACTTGCTGTGCATGCTGGAGAAGAAACACTTGCTGTACTTTGGTACGCTTCCTAA
- a CDS encoding nitroreductase family protein, with product MMNQSLSIRDAIIQRRSIKLYNGQPVEREVLLSILEDALWAPNHQLRQPWRFVVACGKELVDLYDVLKEFGLPKWKELSEEDLEKQMKKYTLAGGYVFVIVPEDARQKERLEDYAAASMLVQNVQLLAWDRGIGSCWKTPGFLDNPKFREALGIKDGERIISMLQVGYFDEMPKPRPRKSIEEFVTVFEKQA from the coding sequence ATGATGAATCAATCATTAAGTATTCGCGACGCCATTATACAGCGACGTTCTATCAAGTTATATAATGGACAGCCAGTAGAGCGAGAAGTATTATTATCTATTTTAGAAGATGCTCTATGGGCACCAAATCATCAGCTAAGACAACCATGGAGATTTGTTGTTGCTTGCGGAAAAGAACTAGTAGATTTATATGATGTATTAAAAGAATTTGGATTACCAAAGTGGAAAGAGCTTTCAGAAGAAGATTTAGAGAAACAAATGAAAAAATATACATTAGCTGGCGGTTATGTATTTGTTATCGTACCTGAAGATGCACGCCAAAAGGAAAGACTGGAAGACTATGCGGCAGCTAGTATGCTTGTACAAAATGTGCAATTACTAGCTTGGGACCGAGGCATCGGATCGTGCTGGAAAACACCTGGATTTCTAGACAACCCTAAATTCCGCGAAGCACTTGGAATAAAAGATGGTGAACGAATCATTAGCATGCTACAGGTCGGTTACTTTGATGAAATGCCTAAGCCAAGACCACGAAAGAGTATAGAAGAGTTCGTTACAGTATTTGAAAAACAAGCGTAA
- a CDS encoding amidase domain-containing protein codes for MVKYDRDAAVAYAQKWWNSYNPKFPKFDVDCTNYISQCLFAGGAPMRGQPNRERGWWLSSNSWSLSWSTPHSLRWYLAGSTKGLQATQVNSPSKLVPGDLIFYDFQGDGRYDHSTIVTSIQNGMPYVNAHTNNSRNRYWNYADSYAHTSKTSYIFFHVKDNF; via the coding sequence TTGGTTAAGTATGATCGTGATGCAGCTGTGGCATATGCACAAAAGTGGTGGAATAGTTATAATCCGAAATTTCCAAAATTTGATGTGGATTGTACAAATTACATTTCACAATGTTTATTTGCGGGAGGTGCCCCGATGAGAGGACAGCCAAATAGAGAGAGAGGCTGGTGGTTAAGTAGTAATTCATGGAGTTTGAGTTGGAGTACCCCACATTCGTTACGTTGGTACTTAGCAGGATCTACAAAGGGATTACAGGCAACACAAGTAAATTCACCTTCAAAACTTGTTCCGGGTGATTTAATTTTTTATGATTTTCAAGGGGACGGCAGATACGATCATTCTACTATAGTTACGAGTATTCAAAATGGAATGCCATATGTTAACGCTCATACGAATAACAGTCGAAATAGGTATTGGAATTATGCAGATTCCTATGCGCATACTTCAAAAACTAGTTATATTTTCTTCCACGTTAAAGACAATTTTTAA
- a CDS encoding ABC transporter ATP-binding protein, whose product MVRLYTDDLSIGYGDRLIVKELSVEIPDQKITTIIGPNGCGKSTLLKAITRIISHQSGAIVLDGKSVSKENTKNLAKKLAILPQTPESAAGLTVGELVSYGRFPYQTGFGRLSKKDFEVIDWALRVTGTSEFKHYPVDALSGGQRQRVWIAMALAQETEIIFLDEPTTYLDMAHQLEVLELLQKLNKEEKRTIVMVLHDLNQAARFADYIIALKAGQIVKAGSCNEVITEKVLQNVFQIDAEIGIDPRTSKPMCITYNLLRGE is encoded by the coding sequence ATGGTTCGTCTATATACAGATGATTTGTCTATTGGTTATGGCGATCGATTAATTGTGAAAGAATTATCTGTTGAAATACCCGACCAAAAAATTACAACTATTATTGGGCCGAATGGATGCGGTAAATCTACTCTTCTAAAAGCTATTACTCGTATTATTTCGCACCAGTCTGGAGCAATCGTCTTAGATGGAAAAAGCGTTTCAAAAGAAAACACGAAGAATCTAGCAAAGAAGTTGGCCATTTTACCTCAAACACCTGAAAGCGCTGCTGGACTAACTGTTGGTGAGCTCGTTTCGTATGGTCGATTTCCCTATCAGACAGGATTTGGACGTCTTTCCAAAAAGGATTTCGAGGTAATCGATTGGGCACTAAGAGTTACAGGTACAAGTGAATTTAAGCACTACCCCGTTGATGCTTTATCTGGAGGTCAACGCCAACGAGTTTGGATAGCAATGGCGCTAGCTCAAGAAACAGAAATTATTTTCTTAGATGAACCTACCACCTATTTGGACATGGCCCACCAGTTAGAGGTCCTTGAGCTTTTACAAAAGCTGAACAAAGAAGAAAAACGAACTATTGTCATGGTATTACACGATCTCAATCAAGCTGCTCGATTTGCGGACTACATAATCGCTTTAAAAGCAGGGCAAATTGTTAAGGCAGGAAGCTGCAATGAAGTGATTACAGAAAAAGTATTACAAAATGTGTTCCAAATTGATGCTGAAATTGGTATTGATCCACGAACTAGCAAACCTATGTGCATTACATACAATTTACTCAGAGGAGAATAA
- a CDS encoding NAD(P)/FAD-dependent oxidoreductase — protein sequence MDNIFDVTIIGGGPAGLYSAFYSGLREMKTKIIEYQPHLGGKIHVYPEKMIWDVGGQTPISGEKLIGQLVQQGLTFNPEVVLNEKVESISREENGLFVLHTTSGQQHFSKTIIIAVGSGILNPIKLEIEGAERYEVSNLNYTVKSRQRFKNKTVVISGGGNAAIDWANELEPIAKKVYVTYRKDALNGHEAQISQLLESSVTCFFNTTISKLIANDNHDVIERVALTNHETGEVTYLTIDEVVINHGYEQDADLLKNSNVDIDIAENFYVAGNSLSESSVEGVFAAGDILHHPGKLHLIAGTFHDAANAVNCAKQYIQPDASKIAMVSSHNEVFKERNKELIKQLI from the coding sequence ATGGATAATATTTTTGATGTAACGATTATTGGGGGAGGTCCAGCAGGACTTTATTCTGCTTTCTACAGTGGGTTGCGAGAGATGAAAACAAAGATTATCGAATATCAGCCTCATTTAGGAGGGAAGATACATGTTTATCCAGAGAAGATGATTTGGGATGTTGGAGGACAAACGCCAATTTCGGGAGAAAAGCTAATTGGTCAATTGGTGCAGCAAGGACTAACGTTTAATCCAGAGGTCGTATTAAATGAAAAGGTAGAATCGATTTCTCGTGAAGAAAATGGATTATTTGTTTTGCATACTACATCTGGGCAGCAGCATTTCTCTAAAACCATTATTATTGCAGTTGGAAGTGGAATACTCAATCCTATTAAACTAGAGATTGAAGGGGCAGAAAGATATGAAGTGAGTAATTTAAATTACACGGTGAAGTCTCGACAAAGATTTAAAAATAAAACGGTTGTCATTTCAGGTGGAGGAAATGCAGCGATAGATTGGGCAAATGAATTAGAGCCAATTGCTAAAAAAGTTTATGTTACTTATCGAAAAGATGCGTTGAATGGTCATGAGGCACAAATAAGTCAACTTCTTGAGAGCTCCGTAACGTGTTTTTTTAATACAACTATATCAAAGCTAATAGCTAACGATAATCATGACGTAATTGAGCGCGTTGCTTTAACAAATCATGAAACTGGAGAGGTTACGTATTTAACTATTGATGAAGTGGTCATCAATCATGGGTATGAACAAGATGCAGATTTATTGAAGAATAGTAACGTAGATATTGACATTGCAGAGAATTTTTATGTTGCTGGAAATAGTTTAAGTGAGTCTTCTGTTGAAGGTGTTTTTGCGGCTGGGGACATTCTTCATCATCCTGGTAAACTACATTTAATTGCAGGAACTTTCCATGATGCTGCTAATGCAGTCAATTGTGCAAAACAATATATTCAACCAGATGCAAGTAAAATTGCAATGGTTTCCTCTCATAACGAAGTATTTAAGGAGAGAAATAAAGAATTGATTAAACAACTGATTTAA
- a CDS encoding hemolysin family protein gives MYIEFVLLGFALLVSFFLSGSETALTTVNRTKVRLRAEQGERAAEKLLVLLSKPDRMIITILVGNTIANIAATVLLILIAENYQWNIAWSVVTLTVLIILFAEVLPKTIAGTFSESIVYIIAPFIRLLVQLLRPITFLIAGLINMIIRIGSKGAVRETTISKEELLNMVDIASTNGTFEEEESERLKGILDFPNKDVSDVLSTHRTEVVAIPLQATYEEVRDTILEHFYTRYPVYDEDMDTIVGMFYSKKLIEWSMVPSTSLEEIIDKEPLFVVQTLSVERVFKLMLTHKKHMAIVLDEYGGTLGIVTHEDLLEEMIGQEIEDETDHDEEILVHEMTENQLICAGRLEIEEVNQMFNINIINENDTIGGFILDQLGHVPEENEQFTYENLLFEVNEMDRSRIAKLTIIKKEVITEAIEAETQES, from the coding sequence TTGTACATAGAATTTGTACTATTAGGTTTTGCACTGCTTGTTTCATTTTTTTTATCAGGAAGTGAAACAGCTTTAACGACAGTTAATAGGACGAAGGTTCGGTTACGAGCTGAACAAGGGGAGAGGGCAGCAGAGAAACTACTTGTTCTTTTATCGAAACCGGACCGAATGATCATAACAATTTTAGTTGGAAACACGATTGCAAACATAGCGGCAACCGTTTTGTTAATCCTGATAGCAGAGAATTACCAATGGAATATTGCTTGGTCAGTTGTCACTTTAACGGTTTTAATAATACTGTTTGCTGAAGTTTTACCAAAAACAATTGCTGGTACTTTTTCAGAATCAATTGTTTACATAATTGCTCCTTTTATACGCCTTCTAGTTCAACTGCTAAGACCAATAACGTTTTTAATAGCGGGACTAATCAATATGATTATTCGTATTGGTTCTAAAGGGGCTGTAAGGGAAACAACCATTTCAAAAGAAGAATTATTAAATATGGTAGATATAGCTTCTACAAATGGGACATTCGAAGAAGAAGAATCAGAACGTTTAAAAGGTATACTCGATTTTCCGAATAAAGATGTATCGGACGTTTTATCAACCCACCGAACGGAAGTGGTTGCAATTCCTTTACAAGCCACATATGAAGAAGTACGAGATACGATATTAGAACACTTTTATACACGATATCCTGTATACGACGAGGATATGGATACAATAGTGGGAATGTTTTATTCGAAGAAGCTGATTGAATGGTCGATGGTTCCATCTACAAGTTTAGAGGAAATAATTGATAAAGAGCCATTATTTGTAGTTCAGACATTGAGTGTCGAAAGAGTCTTTAAACTGATGTTGACGCACAAAAAGCATATGGCGATTGTATTGGATGAATATGGTGGAACACTTGGAATTGTGACACATGAAGACTTATTAGAGGAAATGATTGGGCAGGAAATTGAAGACGAAACCGATCATGATGAAGAAATATTAGTGCACGAAATGACTGAGAATCAATTAATCTGCGCAGGACGTTTGGAAATAGAAGAAGTGAATCAAATGTTTAATATTAACATCATTAATGAAAATGATACAATCGGTGGTTTTATCCTAGATCAGCTAGGGCATGTTCCGGAAGAAAATGAACAGTTTACATATGAAAATCTTCTTTTCGAGGTAAACGAAATGGATCGGAGCCGTATTGCTAAATTAACGATTATTAAAAAAGAAGTTATAACTGAAGCGATAGAAGCAGAAACGCAAGAGAGTTAA
- a CDS encoding sensor domain-containing diguanylate cyclase, whose protein sequence is MKKCFLLLLIPFLFILSSCSNETVPPVTAQNGKLNLTIEDFASSGPVQLNGEWKFFWQELLSENEIKKRLIERDYANLLVPSDWANTLGTSLGYGTYYLKVTIPEEKVGNTLALTTTNQNTSYTLLVNGVRVASNGFVGTSAETSEPEYSNQLVYFTPRNRELNIVLHVANFDHPVGGATKPIFLGTSEQISKTNSTTLAYTMFSIGAILVMGIYELIIFFFRRKEIVFFYFGLISILISIYTMVKSPFYLNKIFPSMEWIWVYRIEIICIYLLFLFYLLFIKAMYPKEMKKIPTLIGIIIAFCSIIFTLIEQPLVFRPLLDFIFKIIILYVLYGLYVLIVAYKRKRPTARVNLIANLVYFITVLNDVLLTLNWIVSIPLSTSGFFLYVLIQSFNLSKDYARKFEEAERLSSDLQVLNSSLDEKIKARTEELKQKNDELKRLTLIDGLTGIYNRRYFDEYMSKYFEESFKNNSPLSILMIDVDNFKVYNDNYGHVAGDELLIKSSQLIKEMCPEDTFVARYGGEEFAVVLTNSSKQNALNFAEGIRLLIEEQKFSLGKDNSYITISIGASSTEQHAFKKKDELIDRADKALYQSKKNGKNRVTLL, encoded by the coding sequence ATGAAAAAATGCTTTTTACTATTACTGATTCCTTTTTTATTTATATTATCATCTTGTTCAAATGAGACAGTTCCTCCTGTTACTGCACAAAACGGGAAGTTAAACTTGACGATTGAAGATTTTGCAAGTTCTGGCCCAGTTCAATTAAATGGGGAATGGAAGTTTTTTTGGCAAGAATTGCTTTCTGAAAATGAAATTAAAAAGAGATTAATAGAAAGAGATTATGCCAACCTCTTGGTACCATCCGATTGGGCGAATACATTGGGTACATCTCTGGGTTACGGTACATACTATTTAAAGGTTACTATACCTGAAGAAAAAGTAGGGAACACGCTTGCACTTACAACTACAAATCAAAACACCTCTTACACATTATTAGTAAACGGAGTAAGAGTAGCATCAAATGGGTTTGTAGGAACTAGTGCTGAAACGAGTGAACCCGAATATTCCAACCAACTAGTTTATTTTACACCAAGAAATAGGGAATTAAATATTGTTTTACATGTCGCTAATTTTGACCATCCAGTAGGAGGAGCCACGAAGCCTATATTTTTAGGGACATCTGAACAAATTTCTAAAACTAATAGTACGACGCTTGCGTATACAATGTTTTCTATTGGTGCCATTTTAGTAATGGGAATATATGAACTTATTATCTTCTTCTTTAGAAGAAAAGAGATTGTCTTTTTTTACTTTGGTTTAATTAGTATCCTTATTTCCATCTATACAATGGTGAAATCACCTTTTTATTTAAATAAAATTTTTCCTTCCATGGAATGGATATGGGTATATCGAATTGAAATTATTTGTATATATCTTTTATTCCTATTCTATTTACTTTTTATAAAAGCGATGTATCCGAAGGAAATGAAAAAAATACCAACTCTTATTGGAATTATCATAGCATTCTGTTCAATAATTTTTACCTTAATTGAGCAACCATTGGTGTTCAGACCATTATTAGATTTTATATTTAAAATCATAATACTTTATGTACTTTATGGTTTATATGTTCTTATTGTGGCGTACAAAAGAAAACGTCCGACTGCTCGCGTCAATTTAATAGCTAATCTTGTTTACTTTATAACTGTACTCAATGATGTGTTACTTACTCTTAATTGGATTGTTTCTATACCACTATCTACAAGTGGATTCTTTTTATATGTTTTAATTCAGTCATTTAACTTAAGTAAAGACTATGCAAGAAAATTTGAAGAAGCAGAAAGATTATCTAGTGATTTACAAGTTCTGAATTCCTCTTTAGATGAGAAAATAAAAGCGAGAACAGAGGAATTGAAGCAAAAAAACGATGAATTAAAACGATTGACATTAATTGATGGGTTAACAGGAATCTATAATCGTAGATACTTTGATGAATATATGAGTAAATATTTTGAGGAATCATTTAAGAATAATAGTCCGTTATCCATTTTAATGATCGATGTTGATAACTTTAAAGTGTATAACGATAATTATGGGCATGTAGCAGGAGATGAATTATTAATTAAAAGCTCTCAGCTAATAAAAGAGATGTGTCCCGAAGATACGTTTGTTGCAAGATATGGTGGCGAAGAATTTGCTGTTGTTTTAACAAACTCATCTAAACAAAATGCTTTAAATTTTGCAGAGGGTATCCGCTTATTGATCGAGGAGCAGAAATTTAGTCTTGGTAAAGACAATAGTTATATAACTATAAGTATTGGAGCATCATCTACCGAGCAGCATGCTTTTAAAAAGAAGGACGAACTAATTGATCGTGCAGATAAAGCACTTTACCAATCAAAGAAAAATGGGAAAAATCGAGTCACACTGCTTTAA
- a CDS encoding DUF2804 domain-containing protein, with amino-acid sequence MPQHAEKEITVPTLLCDDKGNLNPKAIGYAKKPIIESNLKGHYMRKKKWNYWCVFGDEILFSATISHLDYAAVCFVYFLNYETQRFVEKTVTIPLGNKVKMPTQILETVQLHSKEMSIQLLYIQNETHMTVTIPNFDGDLLHADLHISHPVEDESLNVVIPWSRKQFQFTAKHHLLPTNGFVKIGEARYSFQGEDNFSVLDYGRGVWPREATWNWGFASQRVGLKRIGLNFGGKWTDGTGMTENAIFVDGKMTKIHEDLLFSYNPHDFMQPWTIKTKFSNEVNLTFTPFSHRIAKTDAKLISSEVHQMTGYYNGKIQLENGPTLNIRELLGCIEEHKAKW; translated from the coding sequence ATGCCACAACATGCAGAGAAAGAAATTACTGTACCTACCCTGCTTTGCGATGATAAGGGGAATTTGAATCCAAAGGCAATTGGATATGCTAAAAAACCAATTATTGAAAGCAATCTAAAGGGTCACTATATGCGGAAAAAGAAGTGGAATTATTGGTGCGTGTTCGGGGATGAAATTCTCTTTTCTGCAACAATTAGTCATTTAGATTACGCAGCAGTTTGCTTTGTTTACTTTTTAAATTACGAAACGCAACGATTTGTGGAGAAAACGGTAACCATTCCTTTAGGAAATAAAGTAAAAATGCCAACACAAATTCTAGAAACTGTTCAATTACATTCAAAAGAAATGTCCATCCAGCTTTTATATATACAGAATGAGACACATATGACTGTGACTATCCCTAACTTTGATGGAGATCTCTTGCATGCTGACTTACATATTTCACATCCTGTAGAAGATGAATCATTAAATGTTGTAATTCCATGGAGTCGTAAACAATTTCAATTTACGGCAAAGCATCATCTATTACCTACAAATGGTTTTGTGAAAATTGGTGAGGCTCGTTATTCTTTTCAAGGAGAGGATAATTTCTCGGTGCTTGACTATGGAAGAGGAGTTTGGCCACGAGAGGCCACTTGGAACTGGGGATTTGCATCCCAACGTGTAGGTCTAAAAAGAATCGGGTTAAACTTTGGCGGTAAATGGACCGATGGTACAGGGATGACGGAAAACGCTATTTTTGTAGATGGGAAGATGACAAAAATACATGAAGATTTATTGTTTTCTTATAACCCACATGATTTCATGCAACCTTGGACGATTAAAACTAAATTTTCCAATGAAGTGAATTTAACCTTCACCCCATTCTCCCACCGTATTGCTAAAACTGATGCAAAGCTAATTTCCTCCGAAGTCCATCAAATGACAGGTTATTATAATGGGAAAATCCAACTCGAAAACGGACCAACTCTGAATATTCGGGAATTGCTCGGTTGTATTGAAGAGCACAAGGCCAAATGGTAA